A region of Cellulophaga sp. RHA19 DNA encodes the following proteins:
- a CDS encoding SatD family protein, producing the protein MIAVITGDIINSRTEDVAVWLPVLKSELQKIGTDPNDWEIYRGDSFQLKTTPKLALKVAFKLKTVLKQFKTLDVRMAIGIGEESYIADKVTEANGSAYVNSGECFEELKKQTLAIKTPWKDFNVVLNLVLDVLELTVNNWTPNYALLIKESLEDTTVTQKELAEKLDKKQSNISTSLKKAGFDEILKILDYYNTQIEKLC; encoded by the coding sequence ATGATAGCAGTTATAACAGGTGATATTATTAATTCTAGAACAGAGGATGTAGCTGTTTGGTTGCCAGTACTTAAGTCAGAATTACAAAAAATAGGTACAGACCCTAATGATTGGGAAATATACAGAGGAGACAGTTTTCAATTAAAAACAACACCAAAGTTGGCGTTAAAAGTAGCTTTTAAACTAAAAACGGTACTAAAGCAGTTTAAAACATTAGATGTTAGAATGGCAATAGGAATAGGAGAAGAGAGCTATATTGCAGATAAGGTTACAGAAGCAAACGGTAGTGCTTATGTAAATTCTGGCGAGTGTTTTGAAGAGTTAAAAAAGCAAACTTTAGCAATAAAAACCCCTTGGAAAGATTTTAATGTAGTTTTAAATTTAGTGTTAGATGTGTTAGAGCTGACTGTTAATAATTGGACACCAAATTACGCGCTTTTAATAAAAGAAAGCTTAGAAGATACAACTGTAACACAAAAAGAGTTGGCAGAAAAACTAGATAAAAAACAAAGTAACATAAGTACTAGTTTAAAAAAAGCTGGCTTTGATGAGATTTTAAAAATATTAGATTACTATAACACACAAATAGAAAAACTATGTTAG
- a CDS encoding PorP/SprF family type IX secretion system membrane protein has protein sequence MKSQVSSSNKIYLLALICIVLGLQTVTAQEATVSENSSSNSYHNQMFFNRFLINPTFSLVRENKSYLNILHRNQYATFDDNVQNYFVGFSSKINDNAAFGIGIYSQWAGVVQEFGFNANYATAVQLGEKSMLTFGANVTYFNEGLDKNRIVADNNDLQLIDAKKESKLAIQPAITLSVGRFDVGIYAKDLVRYNQTTNAFSTNFNDKSVKASLQYTQPFNATRGLFAEARFMPLVQVGKNENGNISYIGSMLLDLPKYGWLQSTIDNEHGVSMGLGFNLNNKMSLGYLLEKDIMNNETDLGWNHELSLAYTFKNNGPAFATNDKQESQDRKVDNIIRNYEEQILALMEDQKRDKERIVALESGKVATRMAISSKKRENEILALITKQNSLKREQDNTPKSNTTNNSNINTYASTTNTPKNKVQDKFNSIVKNFESQSVTLNSKKKKDNRKNKRASKSRAVTEQTTVQTDVNSLAYENRLILDELILRQDSIENARSRDLEKKFESIVRILRNDIKQNLQTTAQEVNTVPNSAVAATTTKKVTYKLDADKKVAATTENKKFKKIPLKVVNQSDMDGVKSGFYVIANVYKTKKYLDAFMAKLKKENIDAKQFYNKENDLYYVYLADYSYMQDAEDAYASNLNGKYQDEKWILKVDKPTYSASTATASNIYED, from the coding sequence ATGAAAAGTCAAGTTTCATCATCTAACAAAATCTATTTACTAGCTTTAATATGTATTGTATTAGGCTTACAAACAGTAACTGCACAAGAAGCTACTGTTTCAGAAAATAGTTCAAGCAATTCGTACCACAATCAAATGTTTTTTAATAGATTTTTAATAAATCCTACCTTTTCATTGGTAAGAGAAAATAAATCTTACTTAAACATTTTGCATAGAAACCAGTACGCAACTTTTGATGATAACGTACAAAACTATTTTGTAGGTTTTAGTAGTAAAATTAACGACAATGCCGCTTTTGGTATTGGTATTTACAGTCAGTGGGCTGGTGTTGTACAAGAGTTTGGCTTTAATGCAAATTATGCAACTGCTGTACAACTAGGTGAAAAGAGTATGCTTACATTTGGCGCTAATGTTACTTATTTTAACGAGGGATTAGATAAAAACAGAATTGTAGCAGACAATAACGATTTACAGTTAATAGATGCTAAAAAAGAAAGTAAATTAGCTATACAGCCTGCTATTACACTATCTGTTGGTAGATTTGATGTTGGTATTTACGCTAAAGATTTAGTAAGATATAACCAAACAACAAATGCTTTTTCTACTAACTTTAATGATAAAAGTGTAAAGGCATCTTTACAATACACACAACCATTTAATGCTACTAGAGGTTTATTTGCAGAAGCAAGGTTTATGCCTCTTGTACAAGTGGGTAAAAACGAAAACGGAAACATATCTTATATAGGTTCTATGTTATTAGATTTACCTAAGTACGGATGGTTACAATCTACAATAGACAACGAACACGGAGTATCTATGGGGTTAGGATTTAACTTAAACAACAAAATGTCTTTAGGTTATTTGCTAGAAAAAGATATAATGAACAACGAAACAGATTTAGGGTGGAACCATGAGTTGTCTTTAGCATATACATTTAAAAACAACGGTCCTGCATTTGCTACTAATGATAAGCAAGAATCACAAGACCGTAAAGTAGACAATATTATAAGAAATTATGAAGAGCAAATTTTAGCTCTTATGGAAGATCAAAAAAGAGATAAAGAAAGAATTGTAGCATTAGAAAGCGGTAAAGTTGCTACCAGAATGGCTATTTCTAGCAAAAAAAGAGAAAATGAAATATTAGCATTAATAACAAAGCAAAATAGCTTAAAAAGAGAGCAAGACAATACTCCTAAAAGTAACACTACTAACAATAGCAACATAAACACATACGCTAGCACTACAAATACTCCAAAAAACAAAGTGCAAGATAAGTTTAACTCAATTGTAAAAAACTTTGAGTCGCAAAGTGTTACATTAAATAGCAAAAAGAAAAAAGACAACCGTAAAAATAAAAGAGCTTCTAAATCTAGAGCTGTTACAGAGCAAACAACTGTACAAACAGACGTAAACTCTTTAGCTTATGAAAACAGATTAATTTTAGATGAGCTTATTTTAAGACAAGATTCTATAGAAAATGCTAGAAGCAGAGATTTAGAAAAAAAGTTTGAGTCTATAGTACGTATTTTAAGAAACGATATTAAACAAAACCTACAAACTACAGCACAAGAAGTAAACACAGTACCTAACAGCGCTGTAGCAGCTACAACAACTAAAAAGGTTACTTATAAGTTAGATGCAGATAAAAAAGTTGCTGCAACAACAGAGAACAAAAAATTTAAGAAGATTCCTTTAAAAGTAGTAAACCAATCAGATATGGATGGTGTTAAGTCTGGCTTCTACGTTATTGCAAATGTGTATAAAACAAAAAAGTACTTAGATGCTTTTATGGCTAAACTTAAAAAAGAAAATATAGATGCTAAGCAATTTTATAATAAAGAAAATGATCTTTACTATGTGTACTTAGCAGACTACAGTTATATGCAAGATGCTGAAGATGCATACGCATCTAACCTAAACGGTAAATACCAGGATGAAAAATGGATATTAAAGGTAGACAAACCTACATATTCTGCTTCAACTGCTACAGCTTCAAATATATATGAAGATTAA
- a CDS encoding response regulator, which translates to MQTKNLNVIVIDNDPLFKKTYKHYFELYSDYNLIGIYGSAKEALRSSTTVSPDIIITDIPEEELGGIDVLIKFKKKAINAKIIIVSEQNDFTLIKKAFKNGANGYLTKPLTEMRLYDALNSIKVDGAALSNDIAKQVISMFQRKSFSEFSKRENEIIDLLFEGATYKTIAEKLFVTASAVNFHIQNIYLKLNVNSKSEALDRLRQLDCA; encoded by the coding sequence ATGCAAACTAAAAATTTAAATGTTATTGTAATAGATAACGATCCACTGTTTAAAAAAACGTACAAGCACTATTTTGAGTTATACTCAGACTACAACCTAATTGGTATATATGGTTCTGCAAAAGAAGCTTTAAGATCTTCTACAACTGTATCACCAGATATTATTATTACAGATATTCCTGAAGAAGAATTAGGTGGTATAGACGTACTTATTAAATTTAAAAAGAAAGCAATTAATGCTAAAATTATAATTGTTAGTGAACAAAATGATTTTACGCTAATTAAAAAAGCTTTTAAAAACGGAGCAAATGGTTACCTAACTAAACCGCTTACAGAAATGAGGCTTTATGATGCCTTAAACTCTATTAAAGTTGATGGCGCTGCACTTAGTAATGATATTGCTAAGCAAGTAATATCTATGTTTCAGCGTAAATCTTTTAGTGAGTTTTCTAAAAGAGAAAACGAAATTATAGATTTATTGTTTGAAGGAGCTACGTACAAAACAATAGCAGAAAAATTATTTGTTACTGCAAGTGCAGTAAACTTTCATATTCAAAACATATACTTAAAACTTAATGTAAATTCTAAGTCTGAAGCATTGGACAGGCTAAGACAGTTAGATTGTGCTTAA
- a CDS encoding response regulator — MALKVLIVEDNMIIQMFIESIIEGIDNNIVRTASNSNEAMSALRFFSPDIILLDIGLSGDKDGIEVAEVINKDYQIPFVFITGNSDASTIERANKTNPMHIIRKPIDENQLKAEFEIICGKLVEKL, encoded by the coding sequence ATGGCATTAAAAGTACTCATAGTAGAGGATAATATGATTATCCAAATGTTTATAGAGAGCATTATAGAAGGTATAGACAATAATATTGTTAGAACAGCAAGTAATAGTAACGAGGCTATGTCTGCCTTACGCTTTTTTTCACCAGACATTATATTATTAGATATAGGATTAAGCGGAGATAAAGACGGTATTGAAGTTGCAGAGGTAATAAATAAAGATTATCAAATACCATTTGTTTTTATAACTGGTAACTCTGATGCATCTACAATAGAAAGAGCAAATAAAACAAACCCAATGCACATAATTCGTAAACCTATTGATGAAAATCAGTTAAAGGCTGAGTTTGAAATTATATGTGGAAAACTAGTCGAAAAGCTCTAA
- a CDS encoding TolB family protein, whose translation MKNLITHKAAIVCISTFFCYSLSAQKSVAHNSSKTTTVEVQKRIDNYKQLKNLGYADKEIYEDLGNANFLVKKYKTAIFWYKKLKDVSKDKMLNNSYQERYQFALKKVGVSTTDNASDNKDWMKAVASDYKTTKQKNNTTYAGKYGDYSFNPRGNSSLETVSQQNNYLEEIKDKHNAYKTPVAVTADGKTAYFSKGVYVKPATGIFSKKEIVHKIYRAENVNGKWKNVKEIALAPKNYSAMHPTVSEDGKRLFFASNMPGTFGKFDIYVASINSKGEFGVAKNLGKKVNTEKNDLYPKVVNGNSLFFASNGHKGYGGLDIYMVEVGQRKVGIAANLGSKINSDKDDFSLDLRSKNGMGYVMSNRGQGNVEKVAFTYTNSNKRDFNSLEAVNDESSINYSTSVFED comes from the coding sequence ATGAAAAATTTAATAACCCACAAAGCAGCAATAGTATGTATATCTACTTTCTTTTGCTATTCGTTATCAGCACAAAAATCAGTTGCTCATAACTCTTCAAAAACTACAACCGTAGAAGTTCAAAAAAGAATTGACAACTACAAACAACTTAAAAACTTAGGTTACGCAGACAAAGAGATTTACGAAGATCTTGGTAACGCTAACTTTTTAGTAAAAAAATACAAAACAGCTATTTTTTGGTACAAGAAACTAAAAGATGTTAGCAAAGATAAAATGCTAAACAATAGCTACCAAGAACGTTACCAATTTGCACTTAAAAAAGTTGGTGTAAGCACTACAGACAATGCTAGTGACAATAAAGATTGGATGAAAGCTGTTGCTAGTGATTATAAAACTACAAAGCAAAAAAACAATACTACTTATGCTGGTAAATATGGCGACTATAGTTTTAACCCAAGAGGTAATTCTTCTCTAGAAACAGTATCTCAGCAAAATAATTACTTAGAAGAAATTAAAGATAAACACAATGCATACAAAACACCAGTTGCAGTAACTGCAGATGGTAAAACAGCTTACTTTAGTAAAGGTGTTTATGTGAAGCCAGCTACCGGAATTTTTTCTAAAAAAGAAATAGTTCATAAAATATATAGAGCTGAAAATGTTAACGGAAAATGGAAAAACGTAAAAGAAATTGCTTTAGCACCTAAAAACTACTCGGCAATGCACCCTACTGTTTCTGAAGATGGTAAACGTTTATTTTTTGCTTCTAATATGCCTGGTACTTTTGGTAAGTTTGATATATATGTAGCTTCTATTAACTCAAAAGGAGAATTTGGAGTTGCTAAAAACTTAGGAAAAAAAGTAAACACAGAAAAAAACGACTTGTATCCTAAAGTAGTAAACGGAAACTCTTTATTTTTTGCATCTAACGGACATAAAGGATATGGCGGACTAGATATATATATGGTAGAAGTTGGACAACGTAAAGTTGGTATTGCTGCAAACTTAGGAAGTAAAATTAATAGCGACAAAGATGATTTTTCTTTAGACTTAAGATCTAAAAATGGAATGGGCTATGTAATGTCTAACCGAGGACAAGGTAATGTAGAAAAAGTAGCCTTTACTTATACCAACAGTAACAAAAGAGATTTTAACTCTTTAGAGGCTGTTAATGATGAATCATCAATAAACTACTCAACATCTGTTTTTGAAGATTAA
- a CDS encoding DUF3307 domain-containing protein, with protein sequence MLVFTLKLLLAHILGDFVLQPNSWIKDKQEKKQKSVYLYLHILVHLTALLVIFEFNLTYFLGIGTIIITHYLIDLAKLILQNDANARVLFFLDQALHLVILVLVATTYTDYSLDLAYLTTPNVILFLIAIFLLTNVSSILMKVIISKWKLEDDTKKSLKNAGAYIGVLERLFIFMFIVLGQWSGIGFLLTAKSVFRFGDLSKANDRKLTEYILIGTLISFGLAILIALGYNYIIEQLPK encoded by the coding sequence ATGTTAGTATTTACCTTAAAGTTGCTTTTAGCTCATATTTTAGGCGATTTTGTGTTGCAACCCAATAGTTGGATAAAAGACAAGCAAGAAAAGAAACAAAAATCTGTATACCTTTATTTGCACATACTTGTACATTTAACTGCTTTGCTTGTAATTTTTGAGTTTAACTTAACCTACTTTTTAGGAATAGGAACAATTATAATTACTCATTATTTAATAGATTTAGCAAAACTTATATTACAGAATGATGCCAATGCAAGAGTGTTATTTTTTTTAGATCAAGCATTGCACTTGGTAATATTAGTATTGGTAGCTACTACTTATACAGATTATAGTTTAGACCTAGCTTATTTAACTACTCCTAATGTAATACTATTTTTAATAGCTATTTTTTTACTTACAAATGTGTCTTCTATTTTAATGAAAGTTATAATTTCTAAATGGAAATTAGAGGACGACACAAAAAAATCACTAAAAAATGCAGGTGCTTACATAGGTGTGTTAGAGCGCTTGTTTATTTTTATGTTTATTGTTTTGGGACAATGGAGTGGAATAGGGTTTTTACTAACAGCTAAATCTGTTTTTAGGTTTGGAGATTTATCTAAAGCAAACGATCGTAAGTTAACAGAATACATATTAATAGGAACTTTAATAAGCTTTGGGTTGGCTATTTTAATAGCTTTAGGATATAATTATATAATAGAACAATTACCTAAATAG